The following DNA comes from Thermus aquaticus.
CCTGGCATGGCGGAGAGCGTCTGGAAGCTACGTGATGGGTGGCCAGGCTGAGGACCAGAGGCCTACCCTCCTCACCGGCCGGACCCACGTCACGCCCGCTAGGGCATACCTTGTGGAGGAGCCGAGACACTTAGCGCGGTGTGGGCCTAGATGTAGGCTCCTCCTCCGTGTTATGCTCGTACTGTATGCGCCTAACCGTCCACCTCCCCGACGACCTGGCCCGCCTCCTCAAGCAGACCGCCCTGAACGAGGGCAAGTCCATGAGCGCCCTCACCGCCGAGGCCCTGGACTTCTACCTCCGGGAGAGGCGCAGGCGGGCCCTGGGCCTCAAGGTGCTGGAGCGGGCGGGAAAGGCCCAGGTGGACCCCAAGGCCCTGGAGGCCCTGGAGGAGGGCAGGCGTGAGCTTGACCGCCCTTGACACGGGCTTCTTCGTGCGCCTCCTCCAGGGGGACGGGAGGGCCGTGGACCGGTGGCGGGCCCTGGTGGAGGGGGAAGGGGAGGGGGTGGTGTCGGGCCTCTCCCTGGTAGAGCTCCTCCGCCTCTCCCTGAAGGGGGCCATCGGGCGGAAGGACGCCGAACTCCTCCTTGACGCCATCCCCGCCGTGTGCCGGGTGGTGTGGCTGGACTGGACGGTCGGGGAGCGCTCGGCCCGTCTCTCCCACGGGCTGGCCCTGCCCCTGGTGGACGCCCTCGTCCTGGCCACCGCCCTGGAGGCGGGAGCGGAGGAGCTCTGGACCACGGACGCCCACCTGACGGCCTACGAGGGGCGGACGCGGGTGGTCGGGCTCTAGCCCCACACCACTTCCCACCTCCGCCTGGGATCCAGAGGATCCTCGGGGACCGCCGCATAAACCCCGCAGAGAGGGGCAAGAGGAGGGAGGCCTCCCGGGGGTGGAAAGGTGTGCGGCAGGGACCTTTTGCAGACCTATCCTCCGGGAAAGGCGCGATCCTACCGGGCCCTGAGGGTGTGCGCCAAGCGGCTTTCCGGGGTTTTCTGGCCCACGGTGGGGAAGGTGGACCTGGTGCTGGTGTGGCGGGCCCGGGGGNNNNNNNNNNNNNNNNNNNNCCACCGCCCTGGAGGCGGGAGCGGAGGAGCTCTGGACCACGGACGCCCACCTGACGGCCTACGAGGGGCGGACGCGGGTGGTCGGGCTCTAGCCCCACACCACTTCCCACCTCCGCCTGGGATCCAGAGGATCCTCGGGGACCGCCGCATAAACCCCGCAGAGAGGGGCAAGAGGAGGGAGGCCCCCGGGGGGGAAAGGACCCTCTCCCCCATCGCCCGCCTGGTCCTCTTGGCCCTGGCCTCCCGGGCCCGGCTCCGGGTGAAGAGCGCCGACGAGAAGGAGCTGGCCGCCCTCCTGGGCGTGGACCCCCGCACGGCCCGCAAGGCCCTCATGGACCTCTGGGAGGCGCGGCTGGTGGAGGTGGACTCCCCCGGGCGCTACCGCCTGGCGGGGGGGCTCCCGCAAGCCTTGCACGCCCCCCTGCACGCCTTGCAGGGCGGAGGTGGGGAA
Coding sequences within:
- a CDS encoding ribbon-helix-helix protein, CopG family, with the translated sequence MRLTVHLPDDLARLLKQTALNEGKSMSALTAEALDFYLRERRRRALGLKVLERAGKAQVDPKALEALEEGRRELDRP
- a CDS encoding type II toxin-antitoxin system VapC family toxin codes for the protein MSLTALDTGFFVRLLQGDGRAVDRWRALVEGEGEGVVSGLSLVELLRLSLKGAIGRKDAELLLDAIPAVCRVVWLDWTVGERSARLSHGLALPLVDALVLATALEAGAEELWTTDAHLTAYEGRTRVVGL